Below is a genomic region from Paludicola sp. MB14-C6.
CAATGAGAGTTGTCCTTATTTTCAACTTATCGGAAAACTTAAAGCGCAAGAAAAAGCTGAATTTTAGAAGTATTACTTGCGAAAATCGTTTTTTAAAAATGACATAAAGTAAAACTATACTTCTTAATCAAATGTTAATCGCGTGGATCAATTGCTGGTCGCATAACGATTTACAAGAAATTATCTTGGGGAGCATCAAAGAATAACATAGCACATATTTAAACTTTTTCTGATTTGCACAAACATAGGCGCGATGTCATATAAAAACAATTTTGAGAAACAAAGCATTTTTTATCCATGCTTTTTGGGGCAATTGCCAAAAAGCATGGTCAGGCTTGGGCGGATAGCCCAATGTTAATACAGCAAGAACCGACCTAATATCTTGCAAATATCAAATAATAAATCTTTATCTACAGTCTTGAATAAGGACAATGAGAGTTGTCCTTATTTGTTTCTCTATGATATAATAACCTGTATGGTACCCCAAATCAAAAATTTTGAACATAAAGAACATTTTCACAAGAATTTGTATTCACTAACGTGTAAACAGACTTTTTATGATATAATATAATTTAACGAATAAAATATGTTTACAATCGGAAAGAGGAATTTTATGCAACGAAAACAAATTGCAACAAGTAATGCGCCATCTGCAATTGGGCCTTATTCTCAAGCAATTCAAATTGGAAATCTACTTTATACATCCGGTCAAATTCCGATTAACCCTAAAACAGGGCTTGTTATAGAAGGCGGAATAGAAATACAAACCAAACAAGTATTTCAAAATCTTGAAGCGATATTAAAAGAAGCAAATTCCTCATTTGAACAAGTAGTAAAAGTAACAGTATTTGTAAAAAATATGAATGATTTCGCTAAAATAAACGAAATTTATGCAACTTATTTCACGCAACCCTATCCTGCAAGAAGCTGCATAGAAGTTTCAAGGTTACCCAAAGATGTTTTAGTTGAAATTGAGATAATTTCACTCATAACCGAATAATACAACCCATTATTACTGAAAATATTTGATTAGAAAAAGGATAATCATAACTATGAAATCATTAATTGATCAATTAGATCAAGAACATAATTTAAGCCAATCACAGCTTACAACATTATTGCAAAACATTACTCCGGAGTTGAGCGAATACTTATTTGAAAAAGCTAGAGCGACTTCACAAAACTATTTTGGAAATGCAATATATACAAGAGGGTTAATTGAGTTTACAAATTATTGTAAAAACGATTGCTACTATTGTGGAATACGAAAAAGCAATTCAAATGCTATTCGCTATCGTTTAACAAAAGAGCAAATACTCTCTTGCTGTAAACAAGGTCACGAGCTTGGATTCCGCACCTTCGTATTGCAAGGTGGAGAAGATGGCTTTTTTACCGATGAAAAAATGGTCGATATTATTTCGTCTATAAAAAAAGCATTCCCCGATTGTGCTATAACCTTGTCTATTGGGGAAAAAAGCTATGATTCCTATCAAAAATTTTATAATGCCGGTGCTGACCGCTATTTATTGCGCCATGAAACTGCAACGGATAGCCACTATGCATCATTACATCCTAAAAATTTGCTGTTAAGTACAAGAAAGCAATGTTTACAAGATTTAAAAGAGATTGGCTATCAAGTGGGAACAGGTTTCATGGTCGGCTCTCCGTATCAAACAATAGAAAACCTCGTTGCTGATTTACAATTCATTAAAGAATTCTCACCCCATATGATAGGCATTGGGCCATTTATTCCACATAAAGATACACAATTTGCAAGTGAGCCTGCCGGCACATTGGAACTCACTCTATTTTTAATTGGTGTGCTTCGTTTATTGCTTCCTAATGCACTTATACCTGCAACTACTGCATTGGGTACGATTGACCCAACCGGTAGAGAAAAAGGTATATTAGCAGGAGCCAATGTCGTTATGCCAAACCTCTCTCCTACTTCAGTACGAAAAAACTATTCCCTATATGACAACAAAATCTGCACAGGTGACGAAGCGGCAGAATGCAGACTATGTTTAGAAAAAAGAATGAACAAAATCGGTTATTACCTATCTAGTGAACGAGGCGATTTTCAACCAATAATCTAAAAAGGATGGCTTATAAAACCTATGTTAAATGAATTTTCAAGAACAGAGCTTTTACTCGGACAAAAAGCAATGCAAAAACTCAAAGATTCTACTGTGGCTGTTTTCGGCGTAGGCGGTGTTGGATCATATACCGTTGAGGCACTTGCAAGAAGTGGTGTTGGACATCTTGTATTAATTGACGATGATAAAGTCTGCTTAACAAATATTAACCGTCAACTGATTGCCACAAGAAAAACGGTTGGCAAAAACAAAGTAGAAGTAATGCAGGATCGTATTTTGGAGATTAACCCCAATGCCAAAGTTACGATTTTTCAAGCGTTTTACACCAAAGATAATGCGGATGAATTTCATTATAGCGATTGGTCTTATATTGTGGATGCAATTGATACCGTTTCATCCAAACTGCTTTTAGTTGAAAAAGCGAAAGAATACAATGTTCCAATTATGAGCAGTATGGGCGCAGGCAACAAACTGGATCCAACCAAATTTGAAGTCGCCGATATTTTTAAGACCTCAGTTTGTCCGTTAGCAAGAGTAATGCGCTATGAGCTGCGCAAAAGGGGAATTAAAAAATTAAAGGTTGTTTACTCCAAAGAAGAAGCGCTTACTCCAATTGAAACAGAATCCAATAGCTGCAATTCGCATTGCATATGCCCACCCGATACTGCAAGAAAATGCACGAAACGCAGACAAGTACCGGGAAGCGTTGCTTTTGTCCCTTCTGTTGCCGGATTAATCATTGCAGGGGAAGTAATAAAAGATTTAATCAAAGAATAAATGAGTATTCCCCTAGCCTAAAGCAGGGGAATAGAAAAAGTGAGGGAATATTGTGCAAACCAGCAAGTATTCGTTAATACAAATTAATGATTTACTCATAGAAGACAAGGTTGGAAATCATTTAATATCAATCAAGCCCGGCTCTTATTGTACTTTTAATAAAATCACTCCAACAAATGCAAGGCATTATCATAAATGCTATGAGCTTTGCCTTGTTACGGAAGGTTCTGGACTTTTTATTTATGGTAACGATATCATGACTGTAAAAAAAGGCGATGTTTTTATTGCGGATCCCGATGTGTTACATGAAATTACTGTACAAACAGAAAATCAAGAATCTCTTTCTTCATTAAATCTCTTTTACTTTTCTTTTCATTTATTCCACAATGACGCGCCAGCAACCAACCAACCCGAAGAAATCATTATTTCAAAATTTCTCAACAATCACAGTATTTTAAAAAAATCGCAACAGCATATGTTATCTTACTTGAATTTTCTTTATGATTATTCAAAAGCACGAGAAAACGGAAATAACAAAAAAATTATAACCTATAGCATTGAGCAATCGGTGAAAGGCTTTATTTATGAATGTATGATGCTATTATCAAAGCAAACCCGATCATCAAAAAAATATAATGAAATTTCAAATAATATTATTGATACTGCTTTAGATTATATTTCATTGCATATAACAGAAAAAATTACATTAGAAAAATTATCAAATCATTGTAATACATCAAAGAGAAACTTGCAATTACTCTTTAATCAATACCTCAACACAACTATTATTGATTATATAAATAACAGAAGAATGAGTCTTGCAAGTAGCTATTTACGTATGAACTTTCGTATTAATGATATTGGTCCCCATGTAGGCATTGAAGACCCTGCACAATTTTGCAGAGTCTTCAAAAAATACTATGGAATATCTCCAAAAAAATATCAAATGCAGTTTGCTTCAAACGGTATGTTATATGGTGCCGATTTTAAATAAATCTTTGCGAATAAGCTGCAATTC
It encodes:
- a CDS encoding RidA family protein, with amino-acid sequence MQRKQIATSNAPSAIGPYSQAIQIGNLLYTSGQIPINPKTGLVIEGGIEIQTKQVFQNLEAILKEANSSFEQVVKVTVFVKNMNDFAKINEIYATYFTQPYPARSCIEVSRLPKDVLVEIEIISLITE
- the hydE gene encoding [FeFe] hydrogenase H-cluster radical SAM maturase HydE, coding for MKSLIDQLDQEHNLSQSQLTTLLQNITPELSEYLFEKARATSQNYFGNAIYTRGLIEFTNYCKNDCYYCGIRKSNSNAIRYRLTKEQILSCCKQGHELGFRTFVLQGGEDGFFTDEKMVDIISSIKKAFPDCAITLSIGEKSYDSYQKFYNAGADRYLLRHETATDSHYASLHPKNLLLSTRKQCLQDLKEIGYQVGTGFMVGSPYQTIENLVADLQFIKEFSPHMIGIGPFIPHKDTQFASEPAGTLELTLFLIGVLRLLLPNALIPATTALGTIDPTGREKGILAGANVVMPNLSPTSVRKNYSLYDNKICTGDEAAECRLCLEKRMNKIGYYLSSERGDFQPII
- a CDS encoding tRNA threonylcarbamoyladenosine dehydratase, which produces MLNEFSRTELLLGQKAMQKLKDSTVAVFGVGGVGSYTVEALARSGVGHLVLIDDDKVCLTNINRQLIATRKTVGKNKVEVMQDRILEINPNAKVTIFQAFYTKDNADEFHYSDWSYIVDAIDTVSSKLLLVEKAKEYNVPIMSSMGAGNKLDPTKFEVADIFKTSVCPLARVMRYELRKRGIKKLKVVYSKEEALTPIETESNSCNSHCICPPDTARKCTKRRQVPGSVAFVPSVAGLIIAGEVIKDLIKE
- a CDS encoding AraC family transcriptional regulator, with translation MQTSKYSLIQINDLLIEDKVGNHLISIKPGSYCTFNKITPTNARHYHKCYELCLVTEGSGLFIYGNDIMTVKKGDVFIADPDVLHEITVQTENQESLSSLNLFYFSFHLFHNDAPATNQPEEIIISKFLNNHSILKKSQQHMLSYLNFLYDYSKARENGNNKKIITYSIEQSVKGFIYECMMLLSKQTRSSKKYNEISNNIIDTALDYISLHITEKITLEKLSNHCNTSKRNLQLLFNQYLNTTIIDYINNRRMSLASSYLRMNFRINDIGPHVGIEDPAQFCRVFKKYYGISPKKYQMQFASNGMLYGADFK